From a region of the Radiobacillus kanasensis genome:
- the hpt gene encoding hypoxanthine phosphoribosyltransferase — protein sequence MNQDIEKVLISQEDIQQKCQEIGEALTKEYQDKFPLAIGVLKGAMPFMSDVLRYMDTYIEMDFMDVSSYGGEMKSSGEVKIVKDLDTKVEGRDILIMEDIIDSGLTLSYLVDLFKYRKAKSIKIVTLLDKPEGRTVDIKADVVGFQVPNEFVVGYGLDYQEKYRNLPYIGVLKPRVYKGDE from the coding sequence ATGAACCAAGATATTGAGAAGGTATTAATTTCACAGGAAGACATCCAACAAAAATGCCAAGAAATTGGGGAAGCTCTAACGAAGGAATATCAGGATAAGTTTCCATTAGCTATCGGGGTCCTTAAGGGAGCTATGCCGTTTATGTCCGATGTACTTCGTTATATGGATACGTATATCGAAATGGATTTTATGGACGTATCTAGCTATGGTGGAGAAATGAAGTCTTCCGGTGAAGTAAAGATCGTAAAGGATTTGGATACGAAGGTAGAAGGAAGAGATATTCTCATTATGGAGGATATTATTGATAGCGGTCTAACTTTAAGCTATCTAGTTGACCTATTCAAATACCGCAAAGCAAAATCAATTAAGATTGTAACACTGTTGGACAAGCCAGAAGGAAGAACCGTTGACATTAAAGCAGACGTTGTTGGTTTCCAAGTTCCAAACGAATTCGTAGTTGGTTATGGGCTGGATTATCAAGAAAAATACCGAAATCTGCCATACATAGGTGTGTTGAAGCCAAGGGTTTATAAAGGGGACGAATAG
- the tilS gene encoding tRNA lysidine(34) synthetase TilS, which translates to MRKAVESFVKKNQLLHKGATVLVGVSGGPDSMALLHVLNSLQKTWQLRLIALSVDHGLRGDQSKQDVAYVRDMCSKWNIECNETYVDVRTYKEKEGKGTQVAARELRYKYFQDQMEVWKADYLALGHHGDDQVETIMMRLAQRTDPASLTGIPIQRTFANGRLIRPLLCVNKEEIEAYCREQHIEPRRDPSNQEDVYTRNYIRLHILPLLKQMNPSLSVTVQKLTERIADDEDYLLEEAKKVLDEAVIFERNTIRSSINIEKFGQFPIALQRRAYHLILNYLYRSVPKDLSYIQEEQLFELIENRPNKTIHLPGGLIAVKAYDRVNLYFQSELEQSEQTSYSYSLPVPGRVILPDGSMMKGEVVGNATPKGNDKFVCDPQSVELPIHIRTRKLGDKIRLKGLNGSRKLKDIFIDEKIPLAERDTWPVVTDATGTILWLPGLKKSSIERANDSLSTEYLQLEYIKNSSM; encoded by the coding sequence ATGAGAAAGGCTGTCGAGTCTTTTGTAAAAAAAAATCAGTTATTACATAAAGGTGCTACGGTATTGGTCGGTGTATCTGGTGGACCAGACTCTATGGCACTTTTACACGTGTTAAATTCTCTTCAAAAGACGTGGCAGCTACGCCTCATCGCCCTTTCAGTTGACCATGGGCTAAGAGGGGACCAATCTAAACAGGATGTTGCTTATGTACGAGATATGTGTTCCAAATGGAATATTGAATGTAACGAAACCTATGTAGATGTTCGAACGTACAAAGAGAAGGAAGGAAAAGGTACCCAAGTTGCTGCGCGTGAATTAAGGTATAAATATTTTCAAGACCAAATGGAAGTGTGGAAGGCTGATTATTTAGCGCTGGGCCATCATGGAGATGATCAAGTAGAGACCATTATGATGAGGCTTGCGCAACGTACGGATCCAGCTAGCTTAACAGGGATCCCTATCCAAAGGACATTTGCGAATGGAAGGCTTATTCGGCCTCTTTTGTGTGTGAATAAAGAAGAGATTGAAGCTTATTGTCGGGAGCAACATATCGAACCGAGAAGAGATCCCTCCAATCAAGAAGATGTGTACACCCGAAATTATATTCGACTACATATTCTCCCTCTTTTGAAACAAATGAATCCAAGTCTGTCTGTTACGGTTCAGAAGTTAACAGAACGGATAGCGGACGATGAGGACTATTTGTTGGAAGAGGCAAAAAAAGTGTTGGATGAAGCGGTTATTTTTGAACGAAATACGATTCGGTCTTCCATTAATATAGAAAAGTTTGGACAGTTTCCCATTGCTTTACAAAGGAGAGCCTATCATCTAATATTGAATTATCTATATCGTTCCGTGCCGAAGGATCTTAGTTACATACAAGAAGAGCAGTTGTTTGAACTGATAGAAAACAGGCCGAATAAGACGATTCATCTTCCCGGTGGATTAATAGCGGTGAAAGCTTATGATAGGGTTAATCTCTATTTTCAGTCGGAGCTGGAACAAAGTGAGCAAACGTCTTATTCTTATTCCCTACCAGTACCAGGAAGAGTCATATTACCAGATGGTTCTATGATGAAGGGAGAGGTAGTTGGGAATGCTACTCCAAAAGGAAATGATAAGTTTGTATGTGACCCTCAGTCTGTGGAATTACCTATTCATATTAGAACGAGAAAACTAGGCGATAAAATCCGTTTGAAGGGCCTAAATGGATCGAGAAAACTTAAGGATATTTTCATTGATGAGAAAATTCCTCTAGCCGAAAGAGACACATGGCCAGTGGTCACGGATGCTACAGGAACAATCCTTTGGCTGCCGGGTCTTAAGAAAAGCTCTATAGAGCGCGCAAACGATAGCCTTTCCACGGAATATCTTCAACTTGAATATATTAAGAATAGCAGCATGTAG
- the ftsH gene encoding ATP-dependent zinc metalloprotease FtsH translates to MNRIFRNVIFYFLIFLVLIGVVGVFSGQNNQQKEFNVQDFTQALSKGEIEEMVMRPSNGVMQITGTLKEGEDQTFITNIPENTDIVANITEQATDQGILSVQEEEQPNGWVQFLTGIIPFVIIFILFFFLLNQAQGGGSRVMNFGKSKAKLYSEEKKKVKFKDVAGADEEKQELVEVVDFLKDPRKFSAIGARIPKGVLLVGPPGTGKTLLARAVAGEAGVPFFSISGSDFVEMFVGVGASRVRDLFENAKKNAPCIIFIDEIDAVGRQRGAGVGGGHDEREQTLNQLLVEMDGFGENEGIIIIAATNRPDILDPALLRPGRFDRQITVDRPDLNGREEVLKVHARNKPLAESVDIKTIAMRTPGFSGADLENLLNEAALVAARSDKKKIDMEDIDEAVDRVIAGPAKKSRVISEKERNIVAYHESGHTVIGMVLDDADMVHKVTIVPRGQAGGYAVMLPKEDRYFMTKPELLDKITGLLGGRVAEEVIFGEVSTGAHNDFQRATSIARKMVTEYGMSDRIGPLQFGSSGGQVFLGRDMQNEPNYSDAIAYEIDQEIQSFINQCYERAKQILTEKKDKLELLAKTLLEVETLDAKQIKSLFENGTMPEKEVVAEQVNPDTEEEGTSSDKDVKVNIQSKEEEQDSSTSEEDDKQ, encoded by the coding sequence ATGAATCGAATATTTAGAAATGTAATTTTTTATTTCCTAATATTCCTAGTTCTAATAGGAGTTGTTGGTGTATTTAGTGGACAAAACAACCAACAAAAGGAATTCAATGTACAAGACTTTACCCAGGCGTTAAGCAAGGGTGAAATAGAAGAAATGGTTATGCGGCCTTCTAATGGGGTCATGCAAATCACCGGAACATTAAAAGAAGGGGAAGACCAAACCTTTATTACAAATATTCCGGAAAACACAGATATTGTTGCCAATATTACAGAGCAAGCTACCGATCAAGGTATATTATCTGTTCAAGAAGAAGAGCAACCAAACGGATGGGTTCAATTCCTAACTGGGATTATTCCGTTTGTTATTATATTTATCTTATTCTTCTTCCTATTAAACCAAGCTCAAGGCGGCGGAAGTCGTGTGATGAACTTTGGTAAGAGCAAGGCTAAGCTCTATAGTGAAGAGAAGAAAAAGGTTAAATTTAAGGATGTAGCAGGAGCAGACGAAGAGAAGCAGGAACTAGTAGAGGTTGTAGACTTCTTGAAAGATCCTCGTAAGTTCTCCGCAATTGGTGCACGTATCCCGAAAGGGGTTTTATTAGTAGGACCTCCAGGTACAGGTAAAACCTTGCTTGCGCGTGCAGTTGCAGGGGAAGCCGGAGTACCATTCTTCTCGATTTCCGGTTCCGATTTCGTGGAAATGTTTGTAGGGGTCGGTGCATCTCGTGTACGTGACTTGTTTGAAAATGCGAAGAAGAACGCACCATGTATTATCTTTATTGATGAGATTGATGCTGTAGGTCGTCAACGTGGTGCAGGTGTTGGTGGCGGTCATGATGAACGGGAACAAACGTTAAACCAATTACTTGTTGAAATGGATGGGTTTGGTGAAAATGAAGGGATCATCATCATTGCTGCAACGAACCGTCCAGATATTTTAGACCCTGCCTTACTAAGACCGGGACGTTTTGACCGTCAAATCACGGTGGATCGCCCAGACTTAAATGGAAGGGAAGAAGTACTTAAAGTCCACGCTCGTAATAAACCATTAGCTGAATCTGTTGATATTAAAACGATTGCAATGAGAACACCAGGTTTCTCTGGTGCGGATTTAGAAAACTTATTAAATGAGGCAGCTTTAGTTGCTGCGAGAAGTGATAAGAAGAAAATTGATATGGAAGATATCGATGAAGCAGTTGACCGTGTTATTGCCGGACCTGCTAAGAAAAGTCGGGTCATTTCTGAGAAAGAGCGAAACATCGTCGCATACCACGAAAGTGGACACACGGTTATCGGGATGGTTTTGGACGACGCAGATATGGTTCACAAAGTTACGATTGTACCGAGAGGGCAAGCTGGCGGATATGCTGTTATGCTTCCGAAAGAGGATCGTTACTTTATGACCAAACCGGAATTACTTGATAAGATTACTGGTTTACTCGGTGGCCGTGTTGCTGAAGAGGTTATTTTTGGAGAAGTAAGTACGGGAGCTCATAACGACTTCCAGCGTGCTACTAGCATTGCTCGAAAAATGGTTACTGAATACGGAATGAGTGATCGCATCGGTCCTCTTCAATTTGGAAGCTCAGGTGGTCAAGTGTTCTTAGGACGCGATATGCAAAACGAACCGAATTACAGTGACGCTATTGCATACGAAATTGATCAAGAAATCCAAAGCTTCATTAACCAATGTTACGAAAGAGCGAAACAAATTCTTACAGAGAAAAAAGATAAACTTGAATTGCTTGCGAAAACGTTACTAGAAGTAGAAACGTTAGATGCAAAACAAATTAAATCTTTATTTGAAAATGGAACAATGCCAGAAAAAGAAGTAGTTGCAGAGCAAGTGAATCCGGATACAGAAGAGGAAGGCACATCTTCTGATAAGGATGTCAAAGTAAATATCCAATCGAAAGAAGAGGAGCAAGACAGTTCCACTTCCGAAGAGGATGACAAACAATAA